The proteins below come from a single Camelus bactrianus isolate YW-2024 breed Bactrian camel chromosome 2, ASM4877302v1, whole genome shotgun sequence genomic window:
- the DGKQ gene encoding diacylglycerol kinase theta isoform X8 encodes MAAAAESGARAWLSGGSPRPGSPTSSPELGAGSRSRLGPGSGPGSGIERPGARPPGPSAPGHSFRKVTLTKPTFCHLCSDFIWGLAGILCDVCNFMSHEKCVKHVKTPCTSVAPSLVRVPVAHCFGPRGHYKRKFCAVCRKGLEAPALRCEVCELHVHPECVPFACSDCRQCHLDGHRDPDTHHHHWREGNLSSGARCEFCRKTCSSSDVLAGVRCEWCGVQAHSVCSAVLTPECTFGRLRTMVLPPACVRLLSRNFSKMHCFRISESAAPEPGDGDDGVDGSAPAGPGKEVAAPESSKQTLKIFDGNDTVQRNHFRVISVPRLARSQEVLEAALRAYYITEDPQAFQLQALPPPTQAGDADTEALGKVWSGGTAEDEGSRGPGSRDVPEAWVIRALPRTQEVLKIYPAWLKVGVAYVSLRVTPQSTAQTVVLEVLPLLGRQDEGPEGFQLLEVLMGSRQVQRMVLADEELLLGRLQAIRQTSLRQMSQTRFYVAERRAVAPRVSLFVGGLPPGLSPQEYSSLLDEAMSLKAGLVSMSHVYSSQGAVVLDVACFAEAERLYMLVRDTAVHSRPLTALVLPDVLHTKLPPDCCPLLVFVNPKSGGLKGRDLLCSFRKLLNPHQVFELTNGGPLPGFHMFSQVPCFRVLVCGGDGTVGWVLATLEEVRHRLACQEPAVAILPLGTGNDLGRVLRWGAGYSGEDPFSVLLSVDEADAVLMDRWTILLDAQEAGGGEGSVVDAEPPKIIHMSNYCGIGIDAELSLDFHQAREEEPGKFTSRLHNKGVYVRVGLQKLSQARGLHREIRLQVEQQEVELPSIEGLIFINIPSWGSGADLWGSDSDSKFEKPRMDDGLLEVVGVTGVVHMVHMLRKAKQKPRKAGTPRDARVDGEPAPEGDSK; translated from the exons ATGGCGGCGGCAGCTGAGTCCGGGGCCCGCGCCTGGCTTAGCGGTGGCTCCCCGCGCCCGGGCAGCCCAACCTCCAGCCCGGAGCTGGGCGCCGGAAGCCGCTCGCGACTGGGGCCGGGGTCCGGGCCAGGGTCAGGGATAGAGCGGCCAGGCGCCAGGCCACCTGGCCCCTCCGCGCCCGGCCACAGCTTCAGGAAAGTGACGCTCACCAAGCCCACGTTCTGCCACCTCTGCTCCGACTTCATCTGGGGGCTGGCCGGCATCCTGTGTGATG TCTGCAACTTCATGTCCCATGAGAAGTGCGTGAAGCACGTGAAGACCCCCTGTACGAGCGTGGCCCCCAGCCTGGTCCGC gTCCCTGTGGCCCACTGCTTTGGCCCCCGGGGTCACTACAAGCGCAAGTTCTGTGCGGTCTGCCGAAAGGGCCTGGAGGCGCCGGCGCTTCGCTGCGAAG TGTGTGAGCTGCACGTTCACCCCGAATGTGTGCCCTTCGCCTGCAGCGACTGCCGCCAGTGCCACCTGGACGGGCACCGGGACCCC gacacacaccaccaccactggCGGGAGGGGAACCTGTCCTCGGGCGCGCGCTGCGAGTTCTGCCGGAAGACGTGCAGCTCTTCCGACGTGCTGGCCGGTGTTCGCTGCGAGTGGTGCGGTGTCcag GCCCATTCGGTCTGCTCCGCGGTGCTCACCCCCGAGTGCACTTTCGGGCGCCTGCGCACTATGGTCCTGCCCCCAGCGTGCGTGCGCTTGCTGTCCCGCAACTTCAGCAAGATGCACTGCTTTCGTATCTCCGAGAGCGCGGCCCCGGAGCCAG GTGATGGGGACGACGGTGTGGACGGAAGCGCCCCTGCTGGCCCTGGTAAAGAGGTGGCAGCGCCGGAGTCCA GCAAGCAAACTCTGAAGATCTTCGATGGCAACGACACAGTGCAGAGAAACCACTTCCGTGTCATCAGCGTCCCCCGCCTGGCCAGGAGCCAGGAGGTGCTG GAGGCGGCGCTGCGGGCCTACTACATCACGGAGGACCCCCAGGCCTTCCAGCTGCAGGCgctccccccacccactcagGCTGGTGACGCTGACACCGAGGCCCTGGGGAAGGTCTGGAGCGGTGGGACTGCCGAGGACGAGGGTAGTAGAGGCCCAGGGTCCCGAGACGTTCCCGAGGCCTGGGTCATTCGTGCTCTGCCCCGCACCCAGGAGGTCCTGAAGATCTACCCTGCCTGGCTCAA GGTCGGTGTGGCCTACGTGTCCCTCCGTGTGACCCCGCAGAGCACGGCCCAGACTGTGGTGCTGGAGGTCCTCCCACTGCTTGGACGCCAG GATGAGGGTCCGGAGGGCTTCCAGCTGCTGGAGGTGCTCATGGGCAGCAGGCAAG TCCAGCGGATGGTGCTGGCGGATGAGGAGCTCTTGCTTGGCCGGCTTCAAGCTATCCGGCAG ACGTCCCTACGGCAGATGAGCCAGACACGGTTCTATGTGGCTGAGAGAAGAGCGGTGGCCCCACGTGTCTCTCTGTTTGTGGGAGGTCTGCCCCCTGGCCTGTCTCCCCAGGAGTACAGCAGTCTTCTGGACGAGGCTATGTCCCTGAAAG CTGGCCTGGTGTCCATGAGCCACGTCTACTCTTCTCAAG GTGCCGTGGTGCTGGACGTGGCCTGCTTTGCCGAGGCCGAGCGGCTGTATATGCTGGTCAGGGACACGGCTGTTCACAGCCGGCCGCTGACTGCCCTGGTGCTCCCGGATGTGCTG CACACGAAGCTGCCCCCAGACTGCTGCCCTCTTCTTGTGTTTGTGAACCCCAAAAGCGGAGGCCTCAAGGGCCGCGATCTGCTCTGCAGTTTCCGGAAGCTGCTGAACCCGCACCAGGTCTTCGAGCTGACCAACGGGGGGCCTCTGCCTGG GTTCCACATGTTCTCCCAGGTACCCTGCTTCCGGGTGCTGGTGTGTGGAGGGGATGGCACCGTGGGCTGGGTGCTCGCCACCCTGGAGGAGGTGCGGCACCGTCTGGCCTGCCAAGAGCCTGCCGTGGCCATCCTGCCCCTGGGCACAG GGAATGACCTGGGCCGGGTCCTCCGCTGGGGGGCGGGCTACAGTGGAGAGGACCCATTCTCCGTGCTGCTGTCGGTGGACGAGGCTGACGCTGTGCTCATGGACCGCTGGACCATCCTGCTGGACGCTCAGGaggctggtggaggggagggcagtgTGGTGGACGCAGAGCCGCCCAAG ATCATACACATGAGTAACTACTGTGGGATTGGCATCGATGCAGAGCTGAGCTTGGACTTCCACCAGGCTCGGGAGGAAGAGCCTGGCAAGTTCACGAGCAG GCTCCACAACAAGGGCGTGTATGTGCGGGTGGGGCTGCAGAAGCTCAGCCAGGCCCGCGGGCTGCACCGGGAGATCCGGCTGCAGGTGGAGCAGCAGGAGGTGGAGCTGCCCAGCATCGAGGGCCTCATCTTCATCAATATCCCCAG CTGGGGCTCGGGGGCCGACCTGTGGGGCTCTGACAGCGACTCCAAGTTCGAGAAGCCACGCATGGATGACGGGCTgctggaggtggtgggggtgACGGGAGTCGTGCACATG GTCCACATGCTCAGGAAGGCCAAGCAGAAGCCCAGGAAGGCTGGGACCCCCAGGGATGCACGAGTGGACGGGGAGCCTGCCCCCGAGGGAGACTCCAAGTAG